Below is a window of Deinococcus apachensis DSM 19763 DNA.
CTCGTGAGCAGGTAGACCGCGAAGGGCAACGCGTACAGCCGTTGGCCCCCCAGGTCCGCGATCACGCTGGGCATGGCGGTCGCCACCACGCTCGATTCCAGCGCAGCGAGAAACACGCCCAGCACGAGGCCAGTGGTGGCGATCTGTCGGGCACGCCGCGCGTCGGGGGACAGGGGGGAGGCCTCACTCATGGGGCGCAGGCTAACGTCCCTGGTGAGCGGGCTGCCTGGATGCCGCATCTCTTTCTGGCAAAGCATGAAGGAACGCTCTGACCGCCGTCACGATCCGCCGCTCGGTCTCCTCCCGGGTGGCGGTGGGCTGGCCGTCCCCCCTCTGCGGCCCGTACCGCCCGAAGAAGGCGTGGACCGCTCCTGGCAGTACCGTCAGGGTTGTGTCCGGTGGCAGCCGGGCGAGGCCACCCCGCACGTCCGCCGCGCTCGCCACCCCGTCCCGTTCGGCGAGGAGGGAGAGAACTGGATAAGGGGCATTCTGCAGGCTCACATTCTGCGCCGGGTAGGCGGCCATCAGGATCAGGCCGGAGAGGTCCTGTGGGTGTTTCGCCGCATAGCTCGCAGCCATCGCCCCGCCCAGCGAGTGCCCGGCGAGAACGACCCGCTTGCCCTGTCCGAACCGCGAGATCAACTCCCCCGCCCGGTTCACCCCCAGCACGGCCAGGTCGAGCGGAAAGACCGGGATGACTGTCTGCACCCCGTCCGCTGCGAGCGCGCGGCCCAGCCACTCGTACGCCTGGGGCCGCACCAGCCCGCCGGGGTAGAGGACGAGCAGGGTGTGCGCCCTCCCGTTCCGAGGCCGAATGTCGATGAAGGGGTGCGGTTCCCCCTCCAGCCTCACCGTCGCTACCGCGCCCGGATAGGCCGCGTCCTGCCCCAACACCAGGGGTGGGCGCAGGAGGACCGTGCTCAGCCTGCCGACCGCCCCGCCCACGAGGAGCACCAGGATCAGGGCCAGGACCGTGCGGAGCCGGGGCGAGAAGGAGAGGCGGCCTTGGAGGCGAGACATGGGGCCAGCGTAGGGCAAAGAAAGACCGCCCCCGGGAGGAGGGCGGCGCGGGAGAGGAAGGCTTTAGCGGCGATCCGTGGGCAGGGTGGAGATCGCGCGGTGGGTGGCGGCGCCGCGAGCACCCATCGTGGCGAGGAGCAGCGTCAGGCCCGCGCCCAGCAGCCAGGCCAGGCCGGTGTTGCGCGCGGTGGTGCGGGCGGTCTGCTCGGCGGCGTTCGCCAGGTCGGTCGCCTGCTTCTGAAGGCGGTCGACCTCGTTCGTTACCGTCGTGCGAACTTCCTCGGCCTGGGCCTGGCTCAGCCCCTGACGGGTCAGGCGGCTCACGAACTGCTCGCCGGTGAGCGCGTTCTTGATTGCGTTCACGCGGGCGGTGGCGAAGTCGGTGATGTTCCCCAGGCTCTGGTTGCCCAGGTCATACTGCGCGCGGCGGAAAATGCCGGTCACCACGTTGGCGGCGGCCGTCACCTGCTCCTGACCCAGGTTGGGGCTGGCGTCGGCGATCAGGTTCGACACGTCCTGCTGGTCGATGCCGTTCAGGAAGCTCTGGATGCCGCCATTCTGGTTGGCCGCGTTCCCGGCCGCGTCCGCCGCGGTCCCCGCCGCGTTGGCCGCCGCGCCCGCCACGTTGCCCACGATGTTGCTCGCGGTGCCGATCAGTCGGCTGGCGGTGTTGAAGGCGAACAGGGTCGAGAGCAGCACGAGCAGGCCGCCCGTCACCAGGCCGGTGAGGGTGGCGTCGCTGTGGGTCATTGCGGCGATGCCGTCGTCGTTGCGGGTGGAGGGGGCGCTCGCACGCACGGCGGTGCGGCCCGCCGCCCAGGCTCCTACCAGCGCGGCGATGGCCGTCCAGATTCCGGCCTGGATGCCCGTGCCCGTCAGGGTGAGGCCGGTCAGGGCGGTGATGACCAGCCCCAGGGCGATGATGGTCAGCGTGGTGACCAGGCCCATCACGACCCCGGCGAGGATGCCTCGCCAACTGATGCGGTGGGAGAGTGGATCGGTGTTCAGCGGCATAGCTTCTCCTTGTCGCGCCGTCCCCGCCCCGGGGGAAAGGTCACGGCGCACCCCACCTCCTGCTGGAGGTTCGGGGTGCCTCGGTGCCCACCCTAAGCTTCACTGCCGCAGTTGGCGTTCCCCGGACGCTTAATACCCCCCTCATATGGCGTTTTCGCTGACGGCGCCGTTACACGAAGGCGCTGAACCCTGTGATCGCCCGCCCCACCACCAGCGTGTTGATCTCGTTCGTGCCCTCGTACGAGTAGATCGCCTCGGTGTCCGCGAAGTGCTTGATCACCCCGTTGTCGAGCAGAATGCCGTTCCCGCCGAAGGTCTCGCGGGCGAGCGCCACCGTCTCCCGGCAGCGGGCGGCGGTGACCACCTTGGCGAGCGAGGCGTGCTCGTCGCGCATCTGCCCCGCGTCGGCCATGTGCGAGAGGCGCAGCACGAGCGAGAGCATGCTCGTCACGTTCCCCAGCATGTGGACGAGGTGGTTCTGGATGAGCTGGAAATTCCCGATGGGCTTGCCGAACTGCTCGCGCCTCTGGGCATAGGCCAGCGCCAGCTCGTAGGCCCCGAACGCGCAGCCCACCCCCTGCCACGCCACCCCCGCGCGGGTCAGCCGCAGCACCTCGGCGGTTGTGCGCCAGCCGCGCGTCTCCTGAAGGCGATCCGAGTCGGGCACCCGGCACCCCGTCAGCGTGATGTGCCCGTTCTCCACGATTCGCAGCGCCACCTTGCCCTCGAGCTTCCGCACGTGGTAGCCCGGCGTCCCCGCCCGCACGATGAAGCCCCGCACCTCCTGGGTGTCCTCGTCGCGCGCCCAGACCACCGTGAAGTCACTGAAAGGCGAGTTGCCGATCCAGTATTTCTCGCCGTCCAGCACCCACTCGTCCCCGTCGCGGCGGCAGGTCGTCCGCATCCCCTGGCTGACCTGCGAGCCGCCTTCCGGCTCGGTCAGGCCAAACGCACCGATGGCCTCCAGGTCGAGCATCCTCGGCAGCCACTCGGCCTTCTGCGCGGCGCTGCCCCCCAGCGCGATGGAGGCGAAGGCCAGCCCCGCGTGGACGCCGAAAAAGACGGCGGTCGAGACATCGACTCGGCACGCCTCCAGGGTGATCAGCCCCTCCGTCATCGTCGCGCCGGGCCTCCGGGTGCCGTCCTCGTTCCAGATGCGGCGGGGCAGGTTCAGCTTTCGCAGCTCGGGGATAAGGTGCCGCGGGAACTCGTCGCGGCTCCAGTAGGCGTTCATGACCGGCGCGACATGCTCCTGCATGAAACCGCGCACCGCCAGCCGGACCTCCTGCTGCTCGGGGGTAAGGTCGGCAAGCTGCCCGTAGAAGTCGCCGTCGGGCTCGGGCAGGGCTTTGGGCGCTCCGCCGCCCCTCATCATCCGCGCGAGTTGCCCGAGTTGCCGGTCACTCAGGCGCGAGGCGGCCGAGAGCAGGGCGGGGAGGTCCACCCTCTGGCCCAGCCGCGCCAGCGCTTCGGGGTCGAGTTGGGCGAGCAACTCCGCGGGGTTTTTTGGTTGGGAGGTCATGGGTCCGTTGTACGCGGCAGGGGGTCGGCGGACTGCGAGCCCTAACCCACCCGGTGTTCACTCAATATTCAGCGTTGGACGCGAGGCGGGATGCCCCCCCAATGGGGGAGGGCCGCAGGTGAGGGAACGCCGTGATCCGGGGCACCGTAGTGTGCAGGGTATGCAAACTCCTGGAGTGTGGGCGCGGCTGCGGGCCCTGACGCGCGGTGAGCAGGATGCCGAGACCCTCTACGCCTACCGCCGGGCGGGCGCGCAGGTTCACGAGCTCCTCGACGCCGCCGAGCGCCGCCGCTTCGACCTGACCCTGAGCGGCACGAGCCCCTTCGCCGTGAGGCGGCATGTGGGCCTGGAACTCGCCTGCACCTGGAACGCTTTCGCCCTCCAGACGCTGGGTGACAAGATGCTGGAGGCGGACGAGGTCGCCGACCCCGCCACCGTCGGCTTCGTCCCGCCCGTGACCTTTGGGCAGGTGCAGGCTTACTACGCCGAGGTCCAGCGCTGGCTGGGGTACGCGAGCCATGCTGCCCATGACCCCGACTTCGACCTGCCCGCCGGAACGCTCCCCGCCCGGCTGCCCGAGTGGTCCCCGGTCGAGCCCTGCCCCCGCCCGCACCTCGACGCGATGATCGCTGCACTGGACGCCATGCGCCTGCACGCCGAGGCCGCAATGCACCGGCTGGAGCAGGCCACCCCCCAGGCCGACGCCCCCAAGCTTGCCCGCCTGCGCGGCCAGTTCGCCGAGGTGCTCTCGGGGGCGGGGTACGTCTCGCGCATGTATGTGCCCGGCGCGTCCCTCGCCCTGCACGAGCAGATCGAGGACCACGCCAAACGCGCCATCGAGGGGCTCTACCGGGTCGGCCAGCTCCTGAGCTACCCGGCCCTGCTCAGTGAGGGGGGCCGCGCGGCGAGCGGGGGGAGCCGCAAGACCCTTGCCCGCACGCCCCTGCCGGGCGAACCGGGCTTTGACCCCTGGGCGATGACCAATCCAGACAGCGTGGAGTCCCTGAAGCGTGACCCCAATGCCCGGCGCGTGATCGACGAGATGTGGGCGCTCGACCCCGACCCGGCGGCCAGCGTGGCTCTGTGGGACGACATTCGACGGGCGCTGGAGACGGGCGGCGCGGCCCTCGCCCGGCACCCGAACGGCCAGCCCGTGGGCTTTTACTTCTGCACCCCCTACTGCGCGATCTACGAGGCCCGGCGGCCCCTGGTGATCGGGGATACGCCCGTCCCCAGGGGCCAGCGCTTCTCTCTGGAGTGCGCCGCCGAGGGCGTGCGGATCGGCTATCCCTTCAAGCGCGAGGTCGTGCTGGGCACCTTCCATGCGGCGGCCATTGACTACTGCGACCCCGACCAGCCCCCACCCCACGACGACTGAGCGGGCGCTCTACCATGGCCGCGTGAATCCCAGGCCCATCCGCCCACTGCCCACGCGGCCCGCCGGGTACGTGGAACTCGCGCGTTACAGCAGCCTGGGACGCTTCTGGGCCTACCTGTCGAGCGCCGAGCGCGCCGGGCGGGAGGTCCGGCCCATGCGTGGGGACGCCCCCGAACTCTGCCGCCGCCGCGTCACCGGCTATGCCATGCCCGGCGCCGCCTTCCTGCTCGATACCGGGCGCGTCTCCCAGTCGCTCGACGACGGGTTCGAGACGCACCCGGCGCTCCTCGCCCTGCTCGCGGGTGACCCGGGGCCCCTGCGCGCCGAGCTGAACGCCCACTTCGAGCTGAAGGTCGACTTCGTCCTCGCCTTCACCGCCGCCCGCGACCTGGTGGTCAAGCCGGAGTTCAAGTACGCGCCGCTGGTACGCGGCCTGAGCGACCTGCCCCTCAGCCTGCCCCTCCAGACCCGCAGGCTCGCGCGGGATGAGGTGCATCTTCTCGTGCAGCGGGCGTGCGGTCTGGCGTAGGGAAGGACCGCCCCCCAGCTTCCCGCCTCCCTACCCGTCGCTCTCCGTCCGCTTCTTCGGCTTGCTCGCGGCGAACTTAGCCAATCGGGCGGTCATGGCAGGGGGCGTGTTCGTCAGGATGTGGCGTGAGGCGGGGTTGCGCTCGGCGAAGGTGGCGACCCGATTGAAGAGTTCGCCGAACAGGTCCTCGGGCATGTCGAGGGCGGGGGTCAGGCGCACCGTGCGCTTGGAGCTGAGGCTGAGGTTGGCGAGGACCCGCGCTTCGTGCAGCTCACGCAGGGCGAGGATGGCGGTCGCCTCGAACACGAGTTCCTTGAGGACGCCGGGCAGCGGAAGGCCGACTATCGGTTTGAACTGCATGGCGAGGAGCAGCCCCTGGCCGCGCACGTCCTCGAAGAGTCGGGGGTGCTGTTGCTGAAGCGACCGCAGCCGCTCCAGGCCCAGGGCACCCAGCCGCGCGCTGCGGGCGGGGAGGTCCTGCTCGATCAGGTATTCGAGCGCCTTGAGGCCCACCGCCATCGCCAGCGCGTTCCCGCCGAAGGTGTTGGAGTGACGCTTGCTGCTCAGCCCGCCCAGCATCTTCTTGTAGATCGTGTGGCGCACTATGGTCGCGCCCACCGCTGTCATCCCGCCGCCCAGCGGCTTGGCGAGCGTCACGATGTCGGGGTCCAGGCCCTGCACCGCCGACTCGAACCAGTGCCCGGTGCGGCCCAGCCCGGTCTGAATCTCGTCCGCGATGCACACGATGCCGTGGCGGCGGCAGAGGTCCCCGACTCCGCGCAGGAAGCCGGGCGGGGGAATGTTCACACCGCCCTCGCCCTGGATGGGCTCGACGACCACCGCGACCACGTTGTCCGGCCCCAGCCGCCGGATCAGCCGGGTCAGCGCGTCCAAGTCACCATACGGGCTCGTCAGCGCGCCGGGAATCAGCGGGCGGAACACGTCCTGGTACTCGGGGTTGGGGGTCAGGCTCAGGCTGCCCAGCGTCTTGCCGTGGTAGCCACTGGAAAAGGAGATGTAGAACTTGCCCCGGGGCCGCCACGCCTTGGCGAACTTCAGCGCGCCCTCGATGGCCTCGGTGCCGCTGGAGCAGAAGAAGACCTGCGAGTCGGCGTGGGAGGGGAGTTCGCGGGCCAACAGCCGCACGAGGTTCGTCTGGAGGGCCGCCCGCCACGGACTGCTCGCCTGCTGGGGCAGGGTCTGCGCCCGGTTCTTCTCCATGAACTCCCGCACGAAGGCGGTAAGTACTGGGGGCATGTCCCCGAACGGCACCGCCGCGTACCCCGAGGCGTTGATGCGCCGCACGCCCTGCTCGTCCTCCAGTTCCCAGGGGGTGACCCGGTAAAAAGGCCCCGCGAGGCCCAGGAGATTCAGGCCGAACAGCAATTCCTCGTTGCCATAGCGGGTGTCGAGCGTGCGCGCCTGTTCGGGGCTGAACCGCTCGTCGAGCACGTCCTGCGCGCGGATGAAACCTGGGGGCAAGCTGCCTGTTGGGCCGGTCGTCACCGCGGCAGTCTAGCCCCCAGCGTTGGGGGACGTCCTGCCTGGGACTCAATCCACGTCCACGCCCAGTTCGGGATGCTGGGCCAGCTCCACCATCCGCGCCACCTGCTCGGGGAGGTTGCGGCCTAGGCTGAGGGGCGGCAGGGCATCCGGGGAGAACCAGCCGCTGTCCAGCGTCTCGGTGTTCCGGGGATGCTTGCCGGGATCACTCAACAACTCGCAGGCCACGAACACCTTGTACACAGCCCAGAGGTCGGGTGGATGGGTGTGCTTGCCCTTGTCGAGAAGGGCGAGGAGCCGGGTTGCCCGCACCTCCCGCCCCGTCTCCTCGCGCACCTCGCGCGCGGCGACCTCACGGGGACTGTCGCCGGGGTCCGCCCAGCCCCCCGGCAGACTCCACAGGCCGTCCACCTTCTCCCGCGTCAGCAGCACCTCGCCCCGGTCGTTGAGCACGACCGCTCGCACGTCCACCTTGGGCGTCAGGTAGCCCTGTTCCGCTCGCAGCAATTCGTGAACCTTGCCCGGTGACTGCCCGGTCTGCTCGGCCAGCAACTCCGCCGTCAGGGCCAGCAGCCGTTCGTAGCGGTCGCGGTCGTAGGGATCGCGGGTGTAGGTGAGGCCCGCCTGGGCAAGCGACTGGAGTTCGCGGAGCTGGGCGAGGGTCAGCACCCTGCCAGGCTATATCCTCCCCCCATGCGTCTGGTCAGAATCGAGCACGGGGGCGCCCCTCACTGGGGCCAGGTCGAGGGGGATACCGTCCACCTCACGCGCGGCATGGGCGGCGAGCGCACAGGGGAGACGGCGCCGCTGGAGGTTGCCCAACTCCTCGTCCCCGCCGAGCCCACCAAGATCGTCTGCGTGGGCCGCAACTACCTCGATCACATCCGCGAGCTGGGCAACGACAAGGGCGACCTGCCGAGCGAGCCGGGCCTCTTCCTGAAGGGGCCGAACGCGCTGGCTGAGCCGGGCGGCACGGTGGACTACCCTGCCTGGACACATAACTTCCACTTCGAGGGCGAACTCGCGCTGGTGATCGGGCGCCGGGCGCGGGACCTGGGGCCGGACAACGCGCTGGACGCCGTGCTGGGCTACACCTGCGGCCTAGACCTCACCGCCCGCGACCTTCAGAAGACCGACCTGCAATGGTTTCGTGCCAAGGCCGCAGACCGCTTCTGCCCCCTCGGCCCCTGGCTGGAGACGGACCTGGAGCCGGGCGACCTGCGTGTGCAAACCCGCGTGAACGGCGAGACCCGGCAGGACGGGCGGACGAGCCACATGATCTTTGACGTGGTGCAGATTCTGACCTACATCACCCGCTTCGTGACGCTGGAACCCGGCGACGTGGTCCTCACGGGCACGCCGGAGGGCGTCGGCCCGCTGCAAAAGGGCGATACCGTCGAGGTGGAGGTCGAGGGGGTCGGGGTTCTCACGACTCACATCGGATAGCGTCGCTGACACGATTTTTTGATGGCTCCACACGCTAGCCTGAGGTGTGCCCACCCGCCACTGTGCCCGCACGTTGGCCCTCGCGCTGCTCGCCTCCCTGACGGCGGGGGCGAGTCCGGCCACGGACCTCTTCGACGCCGCCACCCAGGCTGTGCAGAGCCGCTACTACGGCTGGTCCACCACTGACCGCAAGGAACTGGGCACTAAGTACGCCGCTGTCCTCGCCCAGAAGTGCGCCCCCCAGGGCGACGCCTGCGACTACACCACGGGGCGGACCGTTCTGAGTGACATGTTCACCGAACTCGGCGACCCCCACACCAACATCCGCGACGCAGAGGGGGCCGAGCGCATCGCGGAGGTCACCTTTGGCCGCGCCGTGAACCGGACGGGCCTGCGTGTCGTGCGGGTGGCTGGCGGCCTGCTCGTCGTATCCGTCATGCCGGGAAGCCCCGCCGAGGGTGCTGGGGTGCGCCGCTTCGACCTGCTGACCACCGTGAATGGCCAGGCCGCCGGGAAGGACGCGGCGGGCAAGAACCTCGCGGTGGGGCCGAACGAGTTTACGCGGCTGGAGCGGGCGGGCACGCCCCTGCGGGTGACCGTGCGCCGGGCGGGCCAGCCGGACCGCGACCTCACCCTGGGCACCGCCAGCCTCCAGGCGCGGGACGAGCCCACCCTGAGCTGGACCGGGCCGGAGGGCAAGACCGCCGTGATCGACTACCCGACCTTCCTGGCGAGCGACAGCTCCGAACTCTTCCTCAAGCGCGTCGGCGAGGCGCGGGACGCCGGGGCGAAGGCGCTGATCGTGGACCTGCGCTACAACGGCGGCGGGTCGCTGGACCAGTGCGTGGCCGCCGCCAGCACCTTCGGCCCCGTGCTGTACAAGACCCGCTGGCAGGGCGGGGGCTACACCTACGGCGGCCTGCTCGGCGAGGAGGTGCTCCCCTTCCTGGCCCGCGCCGCCCGCCCCGACCGCAACGTCTGGCCCGGCCCGCTCGCCGTCCTGGTCGGCCCCAACACCGCCTCCTGTGCCGAGGTCTTCACGTACTACGCCCGGCAGGCTGGGGCCATCGTCGTCGGCGAGAAGACGCGCGGGGTGGGCAACAGCGGCGTGGTCTTCCAGCCCATGCCGGACGGCGGCGTGCTGTCGGTGACCGTGCTGCGGGCGTACACCGACGGGGACCAGCCTCTCCCCGACGCCATCACCCCCGAAGTGGCGGCGCCCACTGACATTGGCGTGCTGACCACCGAGGGCCGCGATACCACACTAGAAGCCGCTCTCACCGCCCTGCGTGCCCTGGCTGGTCAGAAGCGGCCAATCGGGTCGGCGCAGACAGACCCCAGTCAGGCCCCTGACGCTACTCTGGGGGTGGGCACCCCGGGTGTGAACAGAAGGTAACGCCCGACCGCGTCCTGCACGGGAAGGCGCCCGTACACTAGAATCAATGCAGTCCTACCAGATCTTCCAGCGCGCTGAGCCCCGGCAAAGTGCGGCCCGCCCGACACAGGGGGTAGCCCATGAACAGATATGACGACCGCGCCCGCCTCGTGTTCCACTATGCCCGGGAAGAGGGCAACCGGCTGGGGCACGCGATGGTCGGCCCCGAACACCTCCTGCTCGGCCTGATGCGCGAGGGCGGCACCGCCGCAACCATCCTCACCGAGTTCGGCGCCTCGCTCGACGGCCTGCGCCGCCGCGTCGAGGAGATCATCGGCCGGGGCGAGGGCAACCGCCTGAACGACGCCCCCTCCATCACCCCCCGCGCCCGCCGCGTCATGGAACTCGCGTCCGCCGAGGCCCGTTCTCTCGGTGCGCAGGTCACCTCCACCGAGCACATCCTCCTGGGCATCATCCGCGAGGGGGACGGGGTGGCCTTCCGCATCCTCCAGGAACTCACCAAGGATGTGGACACGATCCGCTGGCGGGTGCTCGCGCAGGGGGACGGCAGCACCGGGGGCAAGACCGCCAAGCCGGTCGCCACGCCCTTTCTCGACGAGTACGGCCGTGACCTGACGAAGCAGGCCCGCGAGGGCAAGCTCGACCCGGTGATCGGCCGCTCGGAGGAGATCCGCCGCGTCACCCAGATCCTCACCCGCCGTACCAAGAACAACCCCGTCCTCATCGGCGACCCCGGCGTGGGCAAGACCGCCATCGTCGAGGGGCTCGCGCTCGCCATCCACGAGAAGCGGACGCCGCCCAACCTGCACGGCGTCCGCCTCGTCAGCCTCGACCTCTCGGGCGTCGTCGCCGGGACCAAGTACCGCGGCGAGTTCGAGGAGCGGCTGCGGCAGATCATTGAGGAACTCCGCAACGCCAAGGTCATGGCCTTCATCGACGAGCTGCACACCCTGGTCGGGGCGGGCGGTGCGGAGGGCACCCTCGACGCGGCGAACATCCTCAAGCCCGCCCTGAGCCGCGGCGAAATCCAGGTCATCGGCGCGACCACGACTGGCGAGTACCACCGCTACATCGAGAAGGACGCCGCCCTGGAGCGCCGCTTCCAGCCCGTGATCGTGCTGGAGCCCAGCCCCGCCGAGACGCTGCAAATCCTGCGCGGTCTGCGCCCCCGGTATGAGGAGCACCACGGCGTCCAGATTCCCGAGGCCGCCCTCGAACTCGCCGTCCGCATCGGCGAGCGCAGCCTCCCGGGCCGCAACTTCCCCGACAAGGCCATTGACCTCATCGACGAGGCGGCCAGCCGCGTCCGCCTCAACATGAGCGTTGGCCTCCCCGTCTCCGAGACCGAGGACGGCGAGCCGATGGTGGCCCGCGAGGACATTGAGAGTGTCATCAACTCGATGGGCGGCATCTACTCCGAGGAGTCGGCCGCGCAACTCAACGACCTCGAAGACCAGCTCAACGATCAGACCTACGGCCAGCCCGAGGCGGTCAAGGCGCTGTCGAGCGCCCTGCGCCGTGCCCGCGTTGGTCTGGGCGGACGCACCCGCGTTGCCGCCAGCTTCCTCTTCGTCGGCCCCAGCGGCGTGGGCAAGACGCACCTCGCCAAGGTCCTGGCCCGCACCCTCTTCGGCTCGGAGCGGTCGCTGATCCGGGTGGACATGAGCGAGTTCCAGGAGTCGCACTCCATCTCCAAGCTGATCGGTTCGCCTCCCGGCTACGTGGGCTTCGAGCAGGGCGGTCGCCTGACGGAGGCCGTGCGCCGCCAGCCCTTCTCGGTGATCCTGCTCGACGAGATCGAGAAGGCGCACCCCGACATCTACAACACCTTCCTCCAGGTGCTCGACGACGGCCGCCTCACCGACGGGCTGGGCCGCACGGTGGACTTCCGCCGCACGATCATCATCATGACGAGCAACACGGGCTTCAACGTGAACCCCACGGTGGGCTTCTCGCCCGTCACGCCCGACAACAACACGCCGCTGCGGCACATCTTCACGCCCGAATTCCTCGACCGCCTCGACGACGTGATTCGCTTCCGCCCGCTGGGCGAGGACGAACTCGTGCGCGTCGCGCAGCAGCTCATGGGCGAGATGCGCGAGGAACTCGCCAGCCGCGAGCTCAACGTCACCTTCGACCCCGCCATCGCCCCGTGGCTGGTCAGCAAGCTCAAGGCCCGCAGCCCCAAGCACGCGGTGGGCTCCAGCCGCCAGCTCCGCACCCTCGTCCGCGAGGAGATCGAGGACCCGCTGGCCCTGGAACTTATCGGCAATGCGGGTGAGGAACTGCGCGTGGTGCTGGGGACCGATGGCATCCAGTTCGAACGCGGGAAGACGGCGCCGCCGCAGATCCTGGCTTAAAGGCACTTAACCCAGCCGGGCGGAGCGACCCTATGTCCTCCGCCCAGTTCTTTTGGGTAGAGTTTCTGGCAAATGCAGGCCCTCTTGCTGGTCCTGGCCCTCCTCGGCTTCGTCCTGCCATTCAGCCAGTTCGTGCCCTGGCTCATGGAGAACGGCCTGAACCTGCCGCTGCTTGTCCGGGAGGCGGTGGCGACCCGCATCTCGGCTTTCGCGTGGGCCGATGTTCTCGTCAGCGCGCTGGCCGTGATCCTGCTGATCGTCGTTGAGGGGCGGCGCAGCGGCGTTCGTGGGTCCTGGGCGGCCATTCTCGGAACGCTGTGTGTCGGGCCTTCCTTCGGCCTGCCGCTGTTCCTGTACCTGCGTGAACGGCAGCGGACGCCCCGGTGAGCTCAGCGGTGCGAGCATTGGATTCCTGTGATGAGGCGCCTGGACCGCTACCATGCCCCCCATGACCAAGAGCATCGCCGCCTTTCAGGACGAATATGGCCGCATTACGGGCTGGCCCTCCGACCGCCGCCGGGCGCATCAGCTCGCCATTCTCGACTACCTTACAGG
It encodes the following:
- a CDS encoding DUF2834 domain-containing protein yields the protein MQALLLVLALLGFVLPFSQFVPWLMENGLNLPLLVREAVATRISAFAWADVLVSALAVILLIVVEGRRSGVRGSWAAILGTLCVGPSFGLPLFLYLRERQRTPR